The Pediococcus inopinatus region GCTTGCCAGTTGGTTTGCAGATTATTGCCAAACCATTTGACGAACAAACTTTGTATCGTGCTGGCTATGCATTTGAACAAGCAACTGACTTTCACAAAGAAACTCCAGAGATTGGGGGAGACAAATAATGAATTTTCAAACGACAATCGGACTTGAAGTCCATGTTGAATTAAAAACAAACTCAAAAATCTTTAGTCCTTCTCCCGTAGCTTTTGGTGATGATCCCAACGCCAATACTAACGTAATTGACTGGGGGTATCCTGGTGTTTTACCAACAACCAATAAAGGAGTAGTTGAGTCTGGCATTAAAGCGGCTCTTGCTTTGCATGCGGAAGTTGAACAACATAACCATTTTGACCGTAAAAATTACTTCTATCCTGATAATCCAAAGGCTTACCAAATTACCCAGGCTGACAAACCTATCGCCCATGATGGTTGGATTGAAATCGAAGTTGACGGCGAAAAGAAAAAAATTGGAATTGCCGAAATGCATATCGAAGAAGATGCGGGTAAAAATACCCATAATCCCAATGGCTATTCATTCGTCGATTTAAACCGTCAGGGAACGCCATTAATCGAAATTGTTTCTAAACCAGATATTGCTTCACCTGATGAAGCTTATGCTTACCTTGAAGCTTTACGCCAACGGGTTCAGTTTACCGGTGTGTCTGATGTGAAGATGGAAGAAGGATCTATGCGAGTTGATGTTAACATTTCAATTCGTCCTTATGGATCCGACAAATATGGAACCAAAACAGAAATCAAAAACTTGAACTCGTTTAATTACGTTCGTAAGGGTCTTGCTTATGAAGAAAAACGACAACAACAAGTTTTGATGTCTGGTGGGACTATCCAACAAGAAACCCGCCGTTTTGATGAAACCACTGGTCAAACAGTTTTGATGCGGGTCAAAGAGG contains the following coding sequences:
- the gatB gene encoding Asp-tRNA(Asn)/Glu-tRNA(Gln) amidotransferase subunit GatB, producing MNFQTTIGLEVHVELKTNSKIFSPSPVAFGDDPNANTNVIDWGYPGVLPTTNKGVVESGIKAALALHAEVEQHNHFDRKNYFYPDNPKAYQITQADKPIAHDGWIEIEVDGEKKKIGIAEMHIEEDAGKNTHNPNGYSFVDLNRQGTPLIEIVSKPDIASPDEAYAYLEALRQRVQFTGVSDVKMEEGSMRVDVNISIRPYGSDKYGTKTEIKNLNSFNYVRKGLAYEEKRQQQVLMSGGTIQQETRRFDETTGQTVLMRVKEGADDYRYFPEPDLPALAISDDWIKSIEDSMPEMPGKRRERYVKELGLKDYDAMVLTQTKEMSDFFDATVKNGADAKMTANYLMGDVNAYLNDQQVDLQDTKLTPENLAAMIKMISDGTISTKIAKKVFKAITQGEEPVAWVKSKGLIQLSDPAQLEPIIKGVVDDNQQSVDDFKNGKDRAVGYLVGQVMKQTHGQANPKVVNQILMAELKSR